In a single window of the Trypanosoma brucei brucei TREU927 chromosome 6, complete sequence genome:
- a CDS encoding aldehyde dehydrogenase, putative (similar to Aldehyde dehydrogenase (EC 1.2.1.3) (Aldehyde dehydrogenase). (Swiss-Prot:Q27640) [Enchytraeus buchholzi]; similar to Aldehyde dehydrogenase 1A1 (EC 1.2.1.3) (Aldehyde dehydrogenase,cytosolic) (ALDH class 1) (Retinal dehydrogenase 1) (ALHDII)(ALDH-E1). (Swiss-Prot:P00352) [Homo sapiens]), translated as MEGVSALLDPFSGGGLCCLFFFLFLESKFGLLHALYTSLLHAKDRYYAPHISVPPPQVKFDNQPSTQPLTPRAGPPGTICCYDKGTNTQIGLVTVNSPAEVQEAVARARVAQREWAKTSFSTRRQLLYSLMEYILENQALICETTSVECGKTMMDGSLGEILTTLEKLRWTAAHGEEALAEEVRDVGLITFHKRAAVNYVPFGVMGAIVSWNYPFHNIYGPMISALFAGNAFVGKISEYSSYYASYYLSIVQEGIKELGYSPHLVSFVVGFAETGEALVNSVDKLTFIGSPAVGKIVMRSAAQTLTPVVLELGGKDPAIVCDDADLEHVVPIIMRGTFQNCGQNCVGLERVIVQESIHDRLLTILEKRVRALTQGPASVGLYDLGAMTMGEDAVRKIQKLVDDSVDAGATLVCGGKGGTSFFPPTILTNVTPSVPIAREEVFGPVLVMMKFKTDAEAVELVNACEYGLGSSVFSSDIERAKHIADQLVTGMTNVNDFGINYLCQSLPFGGVKISGFDRFAGVEGLRGNCVVRASTTDRIPGVKTVIPPVLQYPISEASFTFVERLTNVIYGGWFAAVSSVIEMMRMKSAPRKKDS; from the coding sequence ATGGAAGGTGTATCTGCCTTACTGGATCCTTTTTCCGGCGGCGGTCtctgttgccttttcttctttttgtttcttgagAGCAAATTCGGTCTACTCCATGCTCTGTACACATCACTACTTCATGCCAAGGACCGGTATTATGCTCCGCACATCAGTGTGCCCCCACCACAGGTTAAGTTTGATAATCAACCGTCTACTCAACCCCTCACACCTCGTGCCGGCCCCCCAGGTACCATATGTTGTTACGATAAGGGAACCAACACACAGATTGGTTTGGTGACTGTCAACTCACCGGCGGAAGTGCAGGAGGCCGTTGCCCGCGCTCGTGTGGCTCAGCGCGAGTGGGCGAAAACTTCCTTTTCAACACGGCGGCAGTTATTGTATAGTTTGATGGAGTACATTTTGGAAAATCAAGCTCTCATCTGCGAAACTACCAGTGTAGAATGCGGAAAAACAATGATGGACGGTTCACTTGGCGAgatactcacaacacttgAGAAGCTGCGTTGGACGGCCGCGCACGGTGAAGAGGCACTGGCTGAGGAAGTTCGGGACGTGGGCCTCATTACTTTCCACAAGCGGGCAGCGGTGAATTACGTTCCGTTTGGGGTTATGGGTGCAATCGTTTCGTGGAACTATCCGTTTCACAACATATATGGTCCGATGATATCTGCGCTCTTCGCGGGTAATGCGTTTGTAGGCAAAATATCTGAATACTCTTCTTACTACGCGTCGTATTATCTGTCTATCGTACAGGAGGGGATAAAGGAACTCGGTTACTCTCCTCACCTTGTGTCATTTGTGGTTGGCTTTGCCGAAACAGGTGAGGCTCTAGTAAATTCAGTGGACAAATTAACTTTTATTGGTTCCCCAGCTGTGGGGAAAATTGTGATGCGGAGCGCGGCTCAGACACTTACACCTGTCGTACTGGAACTGGGGGGGAAAGATCCCGCCATCGTTTGTGACGATGCAGACCTTGAACATGTAGTGCCAATTATTATGCGTGGAACTTTTCAAAATTGTGGGCAGAACTGCGTGGGTTTGGAGCGCGTTATCGTGCAAGAGTCTATCCATGACCGGCTGCTGACAATACTGGAGAAGCGGGTACGGGCACTTACGCAAGGACCGGCATCAGTTGGCCTCTATGACTTGGGAGCGATGACTATGGGGGAGGATGCCGTTCGGAAGATACAGAAACTTGTTGACGATTCCGTTGATGCGGGGGCCACTCTCGTGTGTGGTGGAAAAGGTGGCACTAGCTTCTTCCCTCCAACAATTCTTACGAACGTGACTCCTTCTGTGCCAATTGCCCGCGAAGAAGTTTTTGGTCCAGTTCTTGTGATGATGAAATTCAAGACTGATGCCGAAGCCGTAGAGTTAGTGAACGCGTGTGAGTATGGGTTGGGGTCTAGCGTTTTTTCAAGTGACATTGAACGAGCAAAACATATCGCGGATCAGCTTGTAACTGGCATGACGAACGTGAACGATTTTGGCATAAATTATCTTTGTCAGtcccttccttttggtgGAGTAAAGATAAGTGGGTTTGATCGATTTGCGGGAGTGGAGGGACTGCGTGGGAACTGTGTTGTTCGGGCTTCCACCACAGACCGGATACCAGGAGTGAAGACTGTTATTCCTCCCGTTTTGCAATATCCCATTAGTGAAGCTTCCTTTACATTTGTGGAACGCCTAACGAACGTCATCTATGGGGGGTGGTTTGCTGCTGTCAGTAGCGTTATCGAAATGATGCGGATGAAATCCGCTCCACGCAAGAAGGATTCTTGA